CCCAGTGGCTCCTGGCTGCTACGTTGAACTGAAGACCTCTGCTGAAATCTGCACTCCAAAGCAGCACAGCAATTTCCTCAGGTCTGACGATAAGGAGTGAAATTAACAGTAACTGGGACTACTTCAGATTAGCTTTAATTGTTGTCTGGTTGAGAAGGGTCTCATTTAAAAATGGCTTCTTGCAGACCAGACTTTTTGTCTCCTTGTGTAACTTGGTGGCTTTTGTCGTTCAGGTACAAACTTCTAAAATGGTGGGCTCAATCCTTCCTACCTGGAGTCCCCAGAATCGTCGCTGGTTTCCGTGACAATGACGGAATTGTGGTTTCCGTGGATACCTTCCACACCTCCAAAATATCCCAGCTTATAAAGGTGAGTCCAGGCGACTTTCTGATATCCCCTGCGGCCATGTGACAGCTAGACCTCAGTGTGCCAGAGTGATATCAGAGTAAATCCCATCCATTTTCCTGACACTTCAGAGTGAAGAGAACTGCTGGAAGCCGACTGTGTGCATGAACTTCTGCGCCGAATTCCTGTCATTTGCCAAAACAGTGGCAACTGAAGATGATCCTGAGTGAGTAGAAGTGTATTTATATCTGTCTGGGAATTACTGATTTTTATTGACTATTATTTGGTTAACAAACAGTCTGAAAGCATTTGCATACTTGATATGTGCCGGATCTCCCACAAAATACCATATTTTGAGATGTGTGAGGCCACCGTTTTACTTTTAAGTGGTTCTGGCATTTTAACAGTTTTGTATCTTCATCGTCGCCTCATTTCTGTGCCTTTATACCTTCAATGTGATGGAGCTCCATTCGTTtttttccattcattcattttttggtGTGCAAGATTGTCACTCCCTCCAGTTTCTTTTATTTGTCATTAATACTAATTAAAGGGTCTAAACCAAATTAATCAAGAGACAATAAGACAGGGTCAGAAAGTACTGAATGGACAGCTGTAAGGAAGAGTAATTTTAGCTTGACGTGACCTTAGCAATGGTGACAGAGGTGGTCTGTCCTCCTCCTCAGGGTGGTCTACCTCTTCTCCTGGGACCCTAACAGAGATGTCACCTACTCCATCCACCGGAATTCACAGTACACCTTCCTCACGGACTGGTACGTGAGAGAACTGACGCACATGTGACTGAAGGCAGCCCCCATGCCCGGCGGACACAGCAGATATTCATCCAGGCTGACTGCATTTCCACCATACTGACTGACTGGCAGCCTTGGAGTTACattcattggggggggggggagggcacgaggtgttaaatactgtattttaacaccCTTTTAATCCAGTATAGTACAATCTTGTAAAATTGGAAAGGGTCATTTTAATCAATATTATTATGCGCTTTGGGCTGTGCCACGTGTTTGTGACTGAGGATAAACATTTCAGATTTACTAAAATTTTACCAGTCAGCAAGTGAAGTACATTGTGTACTGTAATTGTAGCAGTAATCCATGACATATCAAATGCAGGGAATAAATTATAATAGAGGTAAGCAGGAGTTAGTCATGTCTAAATTTTAATAGTGTTTTTCCCACCACAAGTATTATTGTCATGCATAATTTTACAGCTTCgtcaaaaaaatcattattcatTTAAAAGACTTTTAATATTCCCCAATAAGTTACTTTCAAcaaagttaatttaatttagtaaaAATCATAGAAAAAATTATCAGTTCTGCACTAATACAATACGATTAAGGGTTGGTTATACTAGGGGTGTAAGTGCTGAGGAGTTTACTGTGTGCAGGTACCACAGCGCCCCCTCTGGCAATGGGGTGCCAGCGACTGATACCTCAGCTGTAACACATGACAGTCCTCATCTATGTAAACTGGTCTGTGCGCAGTGCTAGTGGTCAGCAAATGGCATTAGACTATCCCAACACTGCTGCACGTTGCCAACACCAAAGATTTATCATTAAACCCTGCTAATGCTAAAATACAGACATGGTAAACAAAACTCAAACTGGCATTTGCACGGCTAACATCTAACAGGTCTTTCTGGTTACCAGTTCCAGAGCGACGTATGTTTGTAGTACAGTAAAATGTTAAGTACCTTGAGTGATCACAGTGTATAACGAGCAGCCGCTGTTGTTGCTGCGATTAGTCAACGCGATAACAGTCCGTCCTGGTGTCAGAGGGAGTTCGCCATTAATGGTTATTGGTTTCCTAATGGAAAGCGTCCTCGCTGGGTCCGTTTGCTCATGCTAACTATGTTTCTGCACCCATCCCGCACTACGGGACTCGGGTACCAAGTCAGAAATCGACTCATCGCCTGTGAGAAAGTTCGCTACATTCGAATCCGTGCCGATTTCCCCTGCCTGTGTCCTCAGAGGCCTTTCATGGATGGCTATCGAAAGCGCCTCAGATTCAGTGCAGCAATGGAGTAAAGACTGTGAAACGGGGGTGTCTGCGCGTGCGATGAGAGATGGAGGTGGCAGTCAGGCCCGCTATCCTAGACTCAGTGCTTGAGCTTGCGCTTCAGGCCCATGACCTTGAAGGTGGCGCCGGTGATCTTCTCGTACACCACAAACATCAACGCCGCCGTCAGCACCGTCTGCAGCAGTTTGGCCTCCAGCCCTTTGTACAAGCCGAGGATGCCGTGTCTCCTGAATGACGGGGCAGAGAAGGGGCATTACAGCTGGCCAGCACCAACTCACAGACGGGGTGGGAGGCTTGGAGACTTACCTGATCCTGTGCATCAGCAGGGTCACCACATTGCCTAGGCTTCCCATAAAACCACTCTGCTTGTTTCCTTTGTACTGGCCAAACTGGGACGGAAAGTCAGTAGTGAGTGAAGCACCTGTGATTAAAACGCTAACTCGCAGAAGGAGTGGACTAAGATTTTGCTTTCTCAAGAATGCAAAAAATTGCCGATATCTCAAATCTGGACCTCtgttccaaatccaggccttgttttcagttctcccagggaGTTACTTTGATacttactgattctgattggccacagaggcttcacacctggctcacaggtaaagggaGGCTGGAAAACCAGGAGTGCTCGGCCATTGGggaccgtgatttgaacagCCCTGCCATATATAGTCAAGACACAAAGACATGTGGCCCGATTTTGGAAGCGCACAGAAATGCAAAAAGGGCGTGACAGTTACCCTCAAGATTGCTTGGACGGTCTGGAGTGGGTAGGTGCCTGAGGTGGCGATAGCTTTGGCCAGCGCGCCGATCAGAAACACCTCCATGGAGGATATCTGAGGGAGAGGATCAGCACGCAGCCTGACTGGGTGAGCTCACACACGAAGCTATGAGGGGCAGCTGGGAGAACTGGGAAGGAACCTACCTTTCTTCCTCCGTGGCCCGCTCTCCTCTTCATAGCCTCGTAGAACATGAACTGCACGGCTGGGTTAAACACCAGCACCAGCGAAGGCAGAGTGCCATTCCAAAGAGAAGACACGCCCTCCTTGGCCACGATCTGGGAGAACGCATCTAGAACACAGAAACAGATGCCCAGTCATCATCtggcatcatcatcatcaaagaGCTGCATGTTAGTACTCCTGCACACCCAACAGATTCAACATCTAGTTCTCATTTTTCTAGATCTTGTGGGTATAATTTAGTATAGGTAACATACAAGTTAAATAAAGTGTATTTAATCAATTTCAGTGCCATGATCTTTAATGTCTGTTAGGTTAAATCTCACACTAGAGACCAAGAgttttatttgatttaattacattcGGTTGGTCCGTCGTCAAAAGTTAGAagtacaggaaatggatggatttttataGCCACTGAAACAGTCCAGTTGAAATTAGCCTTAATAAGCTGTCATACATTAGGTGCCAGTAGGGCTTGACAATGGAAAACTCAACTTCAGAACACATTTTAGGCGACGTGCAGCTGTCAAATGAGCCAAACATGAACCTGAAGTTCTGGCTTATTCCACATTCCCTTTCCTGCCTTTGGGAGCTCCGATGCACTGACCAAAGATGCCCTTATAGTGGGTTTGGTGCAAGTCCTCGCTGCGGAACTTCGCCCCCTGGAGCTTGAGCCGAGTATTGACCACCCACATGGGAGTAGTCAGGAGCACGTTCACTACCCCTAGAGAAGCACCAAAGAAATGCTACAGCTCAGTCCATTGGCCAATAATTTGACCTGCTCTATGTGGCTTTCAGCCACTCATACTTAGGGTGCGAGTGTCAGGCCTCGAACCTGAGATGAAGCCCATCAGCAGGTCTTTTCCAGGCCTCGATTTTTCCCCACTCGGCACCCACACTCTCTTCAGGGTGTTGAATGTGTAGAAGTAGACAAAGTTAGAGCAGCAGAGGCTGGAAATGACTGGGAACCAGCCCCGGTACAGAGAGCATCTGGAAAGAGATCAATCATCACCATCATACTGTCATCTACAAATTCTAGAACCCGGCTGCCACAGATTCTCCATTTTAAAAGGAAGTCAGCTGAAGGCCTGGACTAGCACTGTGAAAAATGACTCACTTAGGGTGCATGCTTGTCAGCCAGTGAGGACAATAAGGATGAGAAAAGCTTCAGTCAAAGGTATCAGAGAAGCTTAACATATCGACTATGTTTCCCAGTGACATCTGAAGCTCTACTTACATTCCTTCTTCCTTTGCTATCTCTGCGATGATGACTGGAGTTGATTTAGATTTTCTGTTCTCATCCACTGAAACAAATTGTCAATGAAGGCCAGTACATTAGAAAATTCCTCAAATACTTATGTTTCTCTGCATTACAGGTATGTGTGCCGGATAGAGAAGCAGATATGCTGGTTTATAAATAAATCCCAGTTTTCTGCCCTAGACCTGTACACGATTGCTACTCTCACCTTGCAACCGGATCCTGGCCGTATCCAAGGGGAAGAACACGGTCATTGCGGTCACACTCCCCTacacacaaaacaaattaaaaaaaataattcaagaGGCTGCATAATTGCAAAACGATAAAGGTAACGCATATTCACAGTCCGATTCATTGCAAGACACACCATTCCCAATTCACATGCCAGAAAACTGATGAGTAATACAATCCTTTCTATTTTCATATATAACGACCGGAGCGAGGGCGTTAATATATCTATACCTTGGGGCCGGGTGGGGCTCCGGTCTGAATATTTTTCACATTGCATAAACCGGAAGAGAATATAAACGATTTGTCAATTTATGATGCGTTTCCACGAATCCACTGGAACTGCTCTATAAACCCCAGGTTGATAAACCCTGATTCAAGTTAACTTCAGAAGActtttaaacaaatttaaacAAACTATGTATAATCTCTAGTGCAAAATACAAATAAGaggtgaacttaaacaagcatAACTGTTCTCCTATTTGCACTTAGACGGGGTAGTTAACGGAGCAGCGGTAGACGTAGCAGGTTCCTTGCAGTAGTTACGTAATTAGCGTTTCCCAGTTAAATTCATCTTACCATTGCACCTGCAACAGCGTGTACCAGCGTCTCGTAAGACAGCAGGCCGACCGCTCCGCCGGCGTTGTGGGACATTTCAAACTTCGGCTGACAGGATCCGAAAAAAGCAGGAAGATGTCAGATTAGGCTACTGCTGTTAGAGATGTACCTGGCAACCTAATGCAATGTCTACAACGTGACCTGGCAAAACATATCAAGACCCCTTGAAACAGGACTTCTCGCAGTGACACCGGCACTTGTTTAGAACAACAGGATGGGCGATTAGCAGGTTGATGGTTCTTTCTCGGTGGGATGCGAGACAACAGTCAAACATCAGCGCCACCTACTTTACGGAGGCTGCAATGACAAGAAGGAAGCAGCCTTTTATTAGGGGTCCAA
This genomic window from Paramormyrops kingsleyae isolate MSU_618 chromosome 22, PKINGS_0.4, whole genome shotgun sequence contains:
- the slc25a17l gene encoding peroxisomal membrane protein PMP34 — protein: MSHNAGGAVGLLSYETLVHAVAGAMGSVTAMTVFFPLDTARIRLQVDENRKSKSTPVIIAEIAKEEGICSLYRGWFPVISSLCCSNFVYFYTFNTLKRVWVPSGEKSRPGKDLLMGFISGVVNVLLTTPMWVVNTRLKLQGAKFRSEDLHQTHYKGIFDAFSQIVAKEGVSSLWNGTLPSLVLVFNPAVQFMFYEAMKRRAGHGGRKISSMEVFLIGALAKAIATSGTYPLQTVQAILRFGQYKGNKQSGFMGSLGNVVTLLMHRIRRHGILGLYKGLEAKLLQTVLTAALMFVVYEKITGATFKVMGLKRKLKH